One Micromonospora sp. WMMD812 genomic window carries:
- the metK gene encoding methionine adenosyltransferase: MTRRLFTSESVTEGHPDKIADQISDGILDALLAEDPRSRVAVETMITTGQVHIAGEVTTKAYADIPTIVRKTILDIGYDSSKKGFDGASCGVSVSIGAQSEDIAQGVDNAFELRTGASESALDAQGAGDQGMMFGFACSETPELMPLPIALAHRLARRLAAVRKDGTIPYLRPDGKTQVTIEYEGLRPVRLNTVVVSSQHAADISLDSLLTPDVRDHVIAPELESLGLDTEGYRLLVNPTGRFEIGGPMGDAGLTGRKIIVDTYGGYARHGGGAFSGKDPSKVDRSAAYAMRWVAKNVVAAGLAERCEAQVAYAIGKAHPVSLFIETFGTETVPVASIEEAVTEVFDLRPAAIIRDLNLLRPIYQQTAAYGHFGRELPDLTWESTDRAADLKSAAGA; the protein is encoded by the coding sequence GTGACACGCCGCCTCTTCACGTCCGAATCGGTCACGGAAGGCCACCCGGACAAGATCGCCGACCAGATCAGCGACGGCATCCTCGATGCGCTGCTCGCCGAGGATCCCCGCAGCCGGGTCGCGGTGGAAACCATGATCACCACCGGCCAGGTGCACATCGCGGGCGAGGTGACCACCAAGGCGTACGCGGACATCCCGACCATCGTCCGCAAGACCATCCTCGACATCGGATACGACTCGTCGAAGAAGGGCTTCGACGGCGCCTCCTGCGGCGTGAGCGTCTCCATCGGCGCGCAGTCCGAGGACATCGCGCAGGGCGTCGACAACGCCTTCGAGCTGCGTACCGGCGCGTCGGAGAGCGCGCTGGACGCCCAGGGCGCCGGCGACCAGGGCATGATGTTCGGCTTCGCCTGCTCCGAGACGCCGGAGCTGATGCCGCTGCCGATCGCCCTCGCGCACCGGCTGGCCCGGCGGCTCGCCGCCGTCCGCAAGGACGGCACGATCCCCTACCTGCGTCCGGACGGCAAGACCCAGGTCACCATCGAGTACGAGGGCCTGCGCCCGGTCCGCCTGAACACCGTGGTCGTGTCCAGCCAGCACGCCGCCGACATCTCGCTCGACTCGCTGCTCACCCCGGACGTGCGCGACCACGTCATCGCGCCCGAGCTGGAGAGCCTCGGCCTGGACACCGAGGGCTACCGGCTGCTGGTCAACCCGACCGGCCGCTTCGAGATCGGCGGGCCGATGGGCGACGCCGGCCTCACCGGCCGCAAGATCATTGTCGACACCTACGGCGGCTACGCCCGGCACGGCGGCGGCGCCTTCTCCGGCAAGGACCCGTCGAAGGTGGACCGCTCCGCCGCGTACGCGATGCGCTGGGTGGCCAAGAACGTGGTCGCCGCCGGCCTCGCCGAGCGCTGCGAGGCCCAGGTCGCGTACGCGATCGGCAAGGCGCACCCGGTCAGCCTCTTCATCGAGACCTTCGGCACCGAGACCGTGCCGGTCGCCTCGATCGAGGAAGCCGTCACCGAGGTCTTCGACCTGCGGCCGGCCGCGATCATCCGGGACCTCAACCTGCTCCGCCCCATCTACCAGCAGACCGCGGCGTACGGGCACTTCGGCCGGGAACTGCCGGACCTGACCTGGGAGAGCACCGACCGGGCCGCCGACCTCAAGTCGGCCGCGGGAGCCTGA
- the coaBC gene encoding bifunctional phosphopantothenoylcysteine decarboxylase/phosphopantothenate--cysteine ligase CoaBC, protein MSAGIVLGVGGGIAAYKACELLRLFTESGHRVRVVPTASALRFVGAPTWAALSGQPVADDVWSEVHEVPHVRLGQQADLVVVAPATADLLAKAANGLADDLLTNTLLTARCPVVLAPAMHTEMWEHPATAANVATLRARGVRVIEPAVGRLTGVDTGKGRLPDPTEIFAVARRVLTRGVDAPADLAGRRVVVTAGGTREPLDPVRFLGNRSSGKQGYAFARSAVARGARVTLIAANVTLADPAGVDLVRVGTTGELREATLKAAVDADAVVMAAAPADFRPAVYAPGKIKKADDGSAPTIELVTNPDIAAELGSRRRPEQVLVVFAAETGDAEANGRAKLARKRADLIVINEVGPDKVFGAETNAATVIGADGSVSRMPEQSKEDLADGVWDLVVTRLAGHS, encoded by the coding sequence ATGTCCGCCGGGATCGTCCTCGGGGTCGGTGGCGGCATCGCCGCCTACAAGGCGTGTGAGCTGCTGCGGCTCTTCACCGAATCGGGCCACCGGGTCCGCGTCGTGCCGACCGCGTCGGCGCTCCGCTTCGTCGGCGCGCCGACCTGGGCGGCGCTCTCCGGTCAGCCGGTCGCCGACGACGTCTGGTCCGAGGTGCACGAGGTGCCGCACGTCCGGCTCGGCCAGCAGGCCGACCTGGTGGTCGTCGCACCGGCCACCGCCGACCTGCTTGCCAAGGCGGCGAACGGCCTCGCCGACGACCTGCTCACCAACACCCTGCTCACCGCCCGCTGCCCGGTGGTGCTGGCTCCGGCCATGCACACCGAGATGTGGGAGCACCCGGCCACCGCGGCCAACGTGGCCACGCTGCGGGCCCGCGGGGTCCGGGTGATCGAGCCCGCGGTCGGGCGGCTCACCGGCGTCGACACCGGCAAGGGCCGGTTGCCCGACCCGACGGAGATCTTCGCCGTCGCCCGCCGGGTGCTCACCCGCGGCGTCGACGCCCCGGCCGACCTGGCCGGCCGCCGCGTGGTGGTGACCGCCGGCGGCACCCGTGAGCCGCTGGACCCGGTCCGGTTCCTCGGCAACCGGTCCTCGGGCAAGCAGGGCTACGCGTTCGCCCGTTCGGCGGTGGCCCGGGGCGCCCGGGTCACCCTGATCGCGGCCAACGTCACCCTCGCCGACCCGGCCGGGGTCGACCTGGTGCGGGTGGGCACGACGGGGGAGCTGCGGGAGGCGACGCTGAAGGCCGCCGTGGACGCCGACGCCGTGGTGATGGCGGCGGCTCCGGCAGATTTCCGCCCGGCCGTCTACGCGCCTGGCAAAATCAAGAAGGCGGACGACGGCAGCGCGCCCACCATCGAACTCGTCACCAACCCGGACATCGCCGCCGAGTTGGGCAGCCGCCGTCGCCCCGAGCAGGTGCTGGTGGTGTTCGCCGCCGAGACCGGCGACGCCGAGGCCAACGGCCGGGCCAAACTGGCCCGGAAGCGGGCCGACCTCATCGTCATCAACGAGGTGGGGCCGGACAAGGTCTTCGGCGCCGAGACCAACGCGGCGACCGTCATCGGCGCGGACGGTTCGGTCAGCCGGATGCCCGAACAGTCCAAGGAAGACCTCGCCGACGGCGTCTGGGACCTCGTGGTGACGCGGCTGGCCGGTCACTCCTGA
- the rpoZ gene encoding DNA-directed RNA polymerase subunit omega, with translation MGSIATNPEGITNPPIDELLEKTTSKYALVIFAAKRARQVNAYYSQLGEGLLEYVGPLVETTPQEKPLSIAMREINAGLLTAEPTDQP, from the coding sequence GTGGGATCCATCGCCACCAACCCCGAAGGCATCACCAACCCGCCGATCGACGAGCTCCTCGAGAAGACGACGTCGAAGTACGCGCTGGTCATCTTCGCCGCCAAGCGTGCCCGTCAGGTCAACGCCTACTACAGCCAGCTCGGTGAGGGCCTGCTGGAGTACGTCGGCCCGCTGGTCGAGACCACCCCGCAGGAGAAGCCGCTCTCCATCGCCATGCGCGAGATCAACGCCGGCCTGCTCACCGCCGAGCCGACCGACCAGCCGTAA
- a CDS encoding guanylate kinase, whose translation MSTDGEARPTARLTVLAGPSGSGRESVVELVRARSPSVWRPVPATTRPRRAGEVDGVDRIFLTPAEFDGLIASGALLEWARTGPHRRGTPYEPLRSRLAAGQPVLLPLDVPGALAVRERVSDALLVLLCPPGYRPEPAVSEAFELALTHDLTDRVADELVGLFGSSYPTPARPRVLG comes from the coding sequence GTGAGCACGGATGGTGAGGCGCGCCCGACGGCCCGGCTCACTGTCCTGGCCGGCCCCTCGGGGTCCGGTCGGGAGAGTGTCGTCGAGCTCGTCCGGGCGCGTTCTCCCTCCGTGTGGCGGCCGGTGCCGGCGACCACCCGACCCCGCCGCGCCGGCGAGGTCGACGGGGTGGACCGGATCTTCCTGACCCCGGCCGAGTTCGACGGGTTGATCGCGTCCGGCGCCCTCCTGGAGTGGGCCCGGACCGGGCCGCACCGGCGCGGCACGCCGTACGAGCCGCTGCGCTCCCGGCTCGCCGCCGGGCAGCCGGTGCTGCTCCCGCTCGACGTCCCGGGCGCGCTGGCCGTGCGGGAACGCGTCTCCGATGCCCTGTTGGTGCTGCTCTGCCCGCCCGGATACCGCCCGGAGCCGGCGGTCTCCGAGGCCTTCGAACTCGCCCTGACGCATGACCTGACCGATCGGGTCGCGGATGAGCTGGTAGGCTTGTTCGGTTCTTCTTATCCGACTCCGGCCCGACCGCGGGTGCTCGGTTAG
- the mihF gene encoding integration host factor, actinobacterial type, producing MPLPSLTPEQRAAALEKAAEIRKARAELKEQLKQGKTTLGAVLERAEADDVVGKLKVSAVLQAMPGIGKIRATQIMEKLKIADSRRLRGLGEQQRKALLGEFAAN from the coding sequence GTGCCGCTCCCGTCACTGACCCCCGAACAGCGCGCTGCCGCGCTGGAGAAGGCCGCGGAGATCCGCAAGGCCCGTGCCGAGCTGAAGGAGCAGCTCAAGCAGGGCAAGACCACCCTTGGCGCCGTCCTTGAGCGCGCCGAGGCCGACGACGTCGTGGGCAAGCTCAAGGTGTCGGCGGTCCTGCAGGCGATGCCGGGCATCGGCAAGATCCGGGCCACCCAGATCATGGAGAAGCTCAAGATCGCTGACAGCCGTCGCCTGCGGGGCCTCGGCGAGCAGCAGCGCAAGGCACTGCTTGGAGAGTTCGCCGCCAACTGA
- the pyrF gene encoding orotidine-5'-phosphate decarboxylase: MESFGARLHRAIVERGPLCVGIDPHPGLLARWGLPDDVAGLDRFARTVVEALGDRVAVVKPQSAFFERFGARGVAILESTIRQLRDRGSLVLLDAKRGDIGSTVHAYASAYLDPSSPLYADAVTASPYLGVGSLAPMFELAAEHGGGVFVLALTSNPEGAAVQHARTPDGRTVAQTVIDEISQLNAGVDPLGSFGLVVGATIGDTGHDLSRVGGPLLAPGLGAQGATAADLRTVFGSSLSAVLPSYSREVLGAGPDEDALRAAAERVLADCRAVLPAR; the protein is encoded by the coding sequence ATGGAGAGCTTCGGCGCCCGACTGCACCGGGCGATCGTGGAGCGGGGGCCGCTGTGTGTCGGCATCGACCCGCATCCGGGTCTGCTGGCCCGCTGGGGGCTGCCGGACGACGTGGCGGGGCTCGACCGGTTCGCCCGGACCGTCGTGGAAGCCCTCGGTGACCGGGTTGCGGTGGTCAAGCCTCAGTCGGCCTTCTTCGAGCGGTTCGGCGCCCGGGGTGTCGCGATTCTTGAGTCAACTATCCGACAGTTACGAGATCGCGGCTCGCTCGTTCTGCTTGACGCGAAGCGTGGCGACATCGGCTCGACGGTCCACGCGTACGCGTCGGCGTACCTCGATCCATCCAGTCCGCTGTATGCCGACGCGGTCACCGCGAGCCCCTACCTGGGAGTAGGTTCACTCGCCCCGATGTTCGAACTCGCCGCCGAGCACGGCGGTGGAGTCTTCGTCCTGGCTCTCACGTCGAACCCCGAGGGGGCCGCCGTGCAGCACGCCCGTACGCCCGACGGCCGGACCGTCGCGCAGACCGTGATCGACGAGATTTCCCAGCTCAACGCGGGTGTGGACCCCCTCGGCAGCTTCGGCCTGGTGGTCGGCGCGACCATCGGTGACACCGGTCACGACCTGTCCCGGGTGGGGGGTCCGCTGCTCGCCCCGGGGCTCGGTGCGCAGGGCGCGACCGCCGCCGATCTGCGGACCGTCTTCGGCTCCAGCCTGTCCGCGGTGCTCCCCTCGTACTCCCGGGAGGTGCTCGGCGCCGGACCCGACGAGGATGCCCTGCGGGCCGCCGCGGAGCGGGTCCTGGCAGACTGCCGGGCCGTCCTGCCAGCCCGCTGA
- a CDS encoding adenosylmethionine--8-amino-7-oxononanoate transaminase, with protein MTPEEILAADRAHVWHPYAALPPASAPYVVEGAQGVRLRLADGRELVDGMSSWWAAIHGYRHPVLDAAVTDQLGRMSHVMFGGLTHGPAVRLAETLVEIAPGGLEHVFLCDSGSVSVEVAIKMCLQYQRATGRPERRRLGTWRGGYHGDTFHPMSVCDPEGGMHHLWGDVLPRQVFAPVPPGGFDGPPDPAYCAALADSVERHAHELAAVIVEPVVQGAGGMRFHHPEYLRVLREATRAHGVLLIFDEIATGFGRTGAMFAAEHAGVVPDVMCVGKALTGGYLTLAAALCTAEIAQGISATGVLAHGPTFMGNPLACAVANASIGLLRAGDWAAEVARVGAGLRAGLAPLRGAPGVADVRVLGAIGVVQLDHEVDLAAATAAAVAQGVWLRPFRDLVYTMPPYVTDDADLARIAAGVAAAVKAG; from the coding sequence GTGACACCTGAGGAGATCCTCGCGGCGGACCGGGCGCACGTCTGGCACCCCTACGCGGCGCTGCCGCCGGCCAGTGCGCCCTACGTGGTGGAGGGCGCGCAGGGCGTACGGCTGCGGCTGGCCGACGGCCGGGAGCTGGTGGACGGGATGTCGTCCTGGTGGGCGGCGATCCACGGTTACCGCCACCCGGTGCTCGACGCGGCGGTGACCGACCAACTCGGCCGGATGAGCCACGTCATGTTCGGCGGGCTGACCCACGGGCCGGCGGTGCGGCTGGCGGAGACGCTGGTCGAGATCGCCCCGGGCGGCCTGGAGCACGTCTTCCTGTGCGACTCCGGCTCGGTGAGCGTCGAGGTCGCGATCAAGATGTGCCTGCAGTACCAGCGGGCCACCGGGCGGCCGGAACGCCGCCGGTTGGGCACCTGGCGGGGGGGCTACCACGGCGACACCTTCCACCCGATGAGCGTCTGCGACCCGGAGGGAGGCATGCACCACCTCTGGGGCGACGTGCTGCCCCGGCAGGTCTTCGCGCCGGTCCCGCCGGGCGGCTTCGACGGCCCGCCCGACCCGGCGTACTGCGCGGCCCTGGCCGACTCGGTGGAGCGGCACGCGCACGAGCTGGCCGCGGTGATCGTCGAGCCGGTCGTGCAGGGCGCCGGCGGGATGCGCTTCCACCACCCGGAGTACCTGCGGGTGCTGCGCGAGGCGACCCGGGCGCACGGGGTGCTGCTCATCTTCGACGAGATCGCCACCGGGTTCGGCCGGACCGGCGCCATGTTCGCCGCCGAGCACGCCGGTGTGGTGCCGGACGTGATGTGCGTGGGCAAGGCGCTCACCGGCGGCTACCTCACCCTGGCCGCGGCGCTGTGCACGGCGGAGATCGCCCAGGGGATCTCCGCCACGGGGGTGCTGGCGCACGGTCCGACGTTCATGGGCAACCCGCTCGCCTGCGCGGTCGCCAACGCCTCCATCGGCCTGCTGCGGGCCGGTGACTGGGCGGCCGAGGTGGCCCGGGTGGGTGCGGGGTTGCGGGCCGGCCTGGCGCCGCTGCGCGGCGCGCCGGGGGTGGCCGACGTGCGGGTGCTGGGCGCGATCGGGGTGGTGCAGCTCGACCACGAGGTGGACCTGGCCGCCGCCACCGCCGCGGCCGTCGCCCAGGGGGTCTGGCTGCGACCGTTCCGGGACCTGGTCTACACGATGCCGCCGTACGTCACCGACGACGCCGACCTGGCCCGGATCGCGGCCGGCGTGGCGGCGGCGGTGAAGGCCGGCTGA
- a CDS encoding quinone-dependent dihydroorotate dehydrogenase, producing the protein MMFERAVRPALFRIGGGDAEAAHEWTLRRLAATSRSPLLLAGLRARYAVRAPRTVFGVEFPNPVGLAAGMDKNGVALPAWPALGFGFVEVGTVTAHAQPGNPRPRLFRLRDSTAVINRMGFNNAGADALAARLAALPRPLGVPLGISLGKSKVTPLDDAVGDYLASYRALHAYGDYFAVNVSSPNTPGLRSLQDRAHLDALLTALVGEKPVLVKIAPDLTEPAIAELLEVCLARGAAGVIATNTTLARDGLAAADQPRAAEAGGLSGRPLTARAREVVSFVHRETGGRLPVIGVGGILDPDDAARMLDAGAGLVQLYTGFIYRGPALVRAAARAVSAPRVP; encoded by the coding sequence GTGATGTTCGAGCGGGCGGTGCGGCCCGCGCTGTTCCGGATCGGGGGCGGGGACGCCGAGGCGGCGCACGAGTGGACGCTGCGGCGGCTCGCCGCCACGTCGCGGTCGCCGCTGCTCCTCGCGGGGCTGCGGGCCCGGTACGCGGTGCGCGCGCCGCGGACCGTGTTCGGGGTCGAGTTCCCCAACCCGGTCGGCCTGGCCGCCGGGATGGACAAGAACGGCGTCGCGCTGCCCGCCTGGCCGGCGTTGGGCTTCGGCTTCGTCGAGGTCGGCACGGTGACCGCGCACGCCCAGCCGGGCAACCCCCGGCCCCGGCTGTTCCGGCTGCGGGACAGCACGGCCGTGATCAACCGGATGGGCTTCAACAACGCGGGCGCCGACGCCCTCGCGGCCCGGCTGGCGGCGCTGCCGCGGCCGCTCGGTGTCCCGCTGGGCATCTCGCTCGGCAAGTCCAAGGTGACCCCGCTGGACGACGCGGTGGGGGACTACCTCGCCTCCTACCGGGCGCTGCACGCGTACGGCGACTACTTCGCGGTCAACGTCTCCTCGCCCAACACCCCGGGGCTGCGGTCGTTGCAGGACCGGGCCCACCTGGACGCGCTGTTGACGGCGCTGGTGGGGGAGAAGCCGGTGCTCGTCAAGATCGCTCCGGACCTCACCGAGCCGGCGATCGCCGAGCTGCTGGAGGTCTGCCTGGCCCGGGGCGCGGCCGGGGTGATTGCCACCAACACCACACTGGCCCGCGACGGCCTGGCCGCCGCCGACCAGCCCCGCGCCGCGGAGGCCGGCGGCCTGTCCGGCCGGCCGCTCACCGCCCGGGCGCGGGAGGTGGTCTCGTTCGTGCACCGGGAGACCGGCGGCCGGCTGCCGGTCATCGGGGTGGGCGGGATCCTCGACCCGGACGACGCGGCCCGGATGCTGGACGCCGGCGCCGGCCTGGTCCAGCTCTACACCGGCTTCATCTACCGGGGCCCGGCCCTGGTCCGCGCGGCCGCCCGCGCGGTGTCCGCGCCCCGCGTGCCATGA
- the carB gene encoding carbamoyl-phosphate synthase large subunit, whose amino-acid sequence MPKRTDLKHILVIGSGPIVIGQACEFDYSGTQACRVLRSEGIRVSLVNSNPATIMTDPEFADATYVEPITPEFVELVIAKERPDAILPTLGGQTALNTAVALHEAGVLEKYGVELIGANIEAINRGEDRQLFKDIVAKAGVRLGIEDPAGLVPRSRVCHSMAEVEETVAELGLPVVIRPSFTMGGLGSGMAHTPEDLARIAGDGLAASPVHEVLIEESVLGWKEYELELMRDRHDNVVVVCSIENVDPMGVHTGDSVTVAPAMTLTDREYQRLRDLGIAVLREVGVDTGGCNIQFAVNPADGRIVVIEMNPRVSRSSALASKATGFPIAKIAAKLAIGYTLDEIPNDITLKTPAAFEPALDYVVVKIPRFAFEKFPGADPELTTTMKSVGEAMSLGRNFTEALNKAMRSMETRAGGFWSVPDPQGATKENTLAALRTPHDGRLYTVERALRLGASIAEVAAASGGIDPWFLDQIAGLVELRDEIVAAPVLDAALLRRAKRAGLSDRQLAALRPELAAEDGVRTLRHRLDVRPVYKTVDTCAAEFSATTPYHYSSYDSETEVVGSDRPKVLILGSGPNRIGQGIEFDYSCVHAVQALRGAPIGGAAASGSGADGVGFETVMVNCNPETVSTDYDTADRLYFEPLTFEDVLEVWHAEDSSGKAAGGPGVVGVIVQLGGQTPLGLAQRLKDAGVPVVGTSPESIHLAEERGAFGALLARAGLRAPAHGLATSYDEARGIAEEIGYPVLVRPSYVLGGRGMEIVYDDPTLRDYIGRATDISPDHPVLVDRFLDDAIEIDVDALCDADGEVYLGGVMEHIEEAGIHSGDSSCALPPITLAGSHLAEVRRYTEAIARGVGVRGLLNVQYALKDDVLYVLEANPRASRTVPFVSKATAVPLAKAAARIALGATIAELRAEGLLPATGDGGTMPADAPIAVKEAVLPFKRFRTRAGKGIDSLLGPEMKSTGEVMGIDTGFGQAFAKSQAAAYGSLPTGGRIFVSVANRDKRGMIFPIKRLADLGFEIVATTGTAEVLRRHGIACEQIRKHYEAGEGEDAVSMILGGDVALVVNTPQGSGASARSDGYEIRSAAVTADIPCITTVPGAAAAVMGIEARIRGDMRVRPLQDLHAALRAAQ is encoded by the coding sequence ATGCCGAAGCGGACCGATCTGAAGCACATCCTGGTGATCGGCTCGGGCCCGATCGTGATCGGGCAGGCCTGCGAGTTCGACTACTCGGGCACGCAGGCGTGCCGGGTGCTGCGCAGCGAGGGGATCCGGGTCAGCCTGGTCAACTCCAACCCGGCGACGATCATGACGGATCCGGAGTTCGCCGACGCGACGTACGTCGAGCCGATCACCCCGGAGTTCGTCGAGCTGGTCATCGCCAAGGAGCGGCCGGACGCGATCCTGCCCACCCTGGGTGGGCAGACCGCGCTGAACACCGCCGTCGCCCTGCACGAGGCCGGGGTGCTGGAGAAGTACGGCGTCGAGCTGATCGGCGCCAACATCGAGGCCATCAACCGCGGCGAGGACCGGCAGCTGTTCAAGGACATCGTGGCGAAGGCCGGCGTGCGGCTCGGCATCGAGGACCCGGCCGGCCTGGTGCCCCGGTCGCGGGTCTGCCACTCGATGGCCGAGGTCGAGGAGACCGTCGCCGAGCTGGGCCTGCCGGTGGTGATCCGGCCGTCGTTCACGATGGGCGGTCTCGGCTCCGGCATGGCGCACACCCCGGAGGACCTCGCCCGCATCGCCGGCGACGGCCTCGCCGCCAGCCCGGTGCACGAGGTGCTCATCGAGGAGAGCGTGCTCGGCTGGAAGGAGTACGAGCTCGAGCTGATGCGTGACCGCCACGACAACGTCGTCGTGGTCTGCTCGATCGAGAACGTCGACCCGATGGGCGTGCACACCGGCGACAGCGTCACCGTCGCCCCCGCGATGACCCTCACCGATCGGGAGTACCAGCGGCTGCGCGACCTGGGCATCGCGGTGCTGCGCGAGGTCGGGGTGGACACCGGCGGGTGCAACATCCAGTTCGCGGTCAACCCGGCCGACGGCCGGATCGTCGTGATCGAGATGAACCCCCGGGTGTCCCGCTCCTCGGCGCTGGCCTCCAAGGCGACCGGCTTCCCGATCGCGAAGATCGCCGCCAAGCTCGCGATCGGCTACACGCTGGACGAGATCCCCAACGACATCACGCTGAAGACCCCGGCGGCCTTCGAGCCGGCGCTGGACTACGTGGTCGTCAAGATTCCGCGGTTCGCCTTCGAGAAGTTCCCCGGCGCCGACCCGGAGCTGACCACCACCATGAAGTCGGTCGGCGAGGCGATGAGCCTCGGGCGCAACTTCACCGAGGCGCTGAACAAGGCGATGCGCTCGATGGAGACCAGGGCGGGCGGCTTCTGGAGCGTGCCGGATCCGCAGGGGGCCACCAAGGAGAACACGCTCGCCGCGCTGCGTACGCCGCACGACGGGCGGCTCTACACCGTGGAGCGCGCGCTGCGGCTGGGCGCGTCGATCGCCGAGGTGGCCGCCGCCTCGGGCGGGATCGACCCGTGGTTCCTCGACCAGATCGCCGGGCTCGTGGAGCTGCGGGACGAGATCGTCGCCGCGCCGGTGCTCGACGCGGCGCTGCTGCGCCGGGCGAAGCGGGCCGGCCTCTCCGACCGGCAGCTCGCCGCGCTCCGGCCGGAGCTGGCCGCCGAGGACGGCGTACGGACCCTGCGGCACCGGCTCGACGTCCGGCCGGTCTACAAGACCGTGGACACCTGCGCGGCCGAGTTCTCCGCCACCACGCCGTACCACTACTCGTCGTACGACAGCGAGACCGAGGTCGTCGGGTCGGACCGGCCGAAGGTGCTGATCCTCGGCTCCGGGCCGAACCGGATCGGGCAGGGCATCGAGTTCGACTACTCCTGCGTGCACGCGGTGCAGGCGTTGCGGGGCGCGCCGATCGGCGGAGCCGCGGCGTCCGGTTCCGGCGCCGACGGCGTCGGGTTCGAGACCGTGATGGTCAACTGCAACCCGGAGACCGTCTCCACCGACTACGACACCGCCGACCGGCTCTACTTCGAGCCGCTCACCTTCGAGGACGTGCTGGAGGTGTGGCACGCGGAGGACTCCTCCGGCAAGGCGGCCGGCGGGCCGGGCGTGGTCGGGGTGATCGTGCAGCTCGGCGGGCAGACCCCGCTGGGCCTGGCGCAGCGGCTCAAGGACGCCGGGGTGCCGGTGGTCGGCACCTCGCCGGAGTCGATCCACCTCGCCGAGGAGCGGGGCGCGTTCGGCGCGCTGCTGGCCCGCGCCGGGCTGCGCGCTCCGGCGCACGGCCTGGCCACGTCGTACGACGAGGCGAGGGGGATCGCCGAGGAGATCGGCTACCCGGTGCTGGTGCGTCCGTCGTACGTGCTGGGCGGGCGGGGCATGGAGATCGTCTACGACGACCCGACCCTGCGCGACTACATCGGCCGGGCCACCGACATCTCGCCCGACCACCCGGTGCTCGTGGACCGGTTCCTCGACGACGCCATCGAGATCGACGTGGACGCGCTCTGCGACGCCGACGGCGAGGTCTACCTCGGCGGCGTGATGGAGCACATCGAGGAGGCCGGCATCCACTCCGGCGACTCGTCGTGCGCCCTGCCGCCGATCACCCTGGCCGGCTCGCACCTGGCCGAGGTCCGGCGGTACACCGAGGCCATCGCCCGGGGCGTCGGGGTGCGGGGCCTGCTCAACGTGCAGTACGCGCTCAAGGACGACGTGCTGTACGTGCTGGAGGCGAACCCGCGGGCGTCGCGGACCGTGCCGTTCGTCTCGAAGGCGACCGCGGTGCCGCTGGCCAAGGCGGCGGCCCGGATCGCGCTCGGCGCCACCATCGCCGAGCTGCGCGCCGAGGGGCTGCTCCCGGCGACCGGGGACGGCGGCACGATGCCGGCGGACGCCCCGATCGCGGTGAAGGAGGCGGTGCTGCCGTTCAAGCGGTTCCGCACCCGGGCCGGCAAGGGGATCGACTCGCTGCTCGGCCCGGAGATGAAGTCCACCGGCGAGGTGATGGGCATCGACACCGGCTTCGGGCAGGCCTTCGCCAAGTCGCAGGCGGCCGCGTACGGGTCGCTGCCGACCGGTGGGCGGATCTTCGTCTCGGTGGCCAACCGGGACAAGCGTGGGATGATCTTCCCGATCAAGCGCCTGGCCGACCTCGGCTTCGAGATCGTCGCCACCACCGGCACCGCCGAGGTGCTGCGCCGGCACGGCATCGCCTGCGAGCAGATCCGCAAGCACTACGAGGCGGGCGAGGGCGAGGACGCGGTCTCGATGATCCTCGGCGGCGACGTGGCCCTGGTGGTGAACACCCCGCAGGGCTCCGGCGCGAGCGCCCGCTCCGACGGGTACGAGATCCGCAGCGCGGCGGTCACCGCGGACATCCCCTGCATCACCACCGTGCCGGGCGCCGCCGCCGCGGTGATGGGCATCGAGGCGCGCATCCGCGGCGACATGCGGGTCCGTCCGCTCCAGGACCTCCACGCCGCGCTGCGAGCCGCCCAGTGA